The following proteins are co-located in the Chitinispirillum alkaliphilum genome:
- a CDS encoding peptidyl-prolyl cis-trans isomerase, with translation MAHQHHDKCGLSCHESTVNSENTQRIFHIPSADRESRTNPYYLDAGEIFRSDAPSISEIPLLHPSAVSVPFTLSSTLNRTLLYGNSAPIDKIRTRSGFLSRTEEFNIPTHISNTRTVEIYPGPGSALTTTNHPSGLQKPEMVAFWENGVFDENILNLRFSRPLSHNLMFSMFSDYRSFKGKRFNHEYNNIIDFYRNFTRDTSTLMNRGYNPETNEHILGTHLHYSDSPDRVFSASILYGDLTNEIALNKTALSSDRLHWGTLNRYIYDIESGFSMKNAGPFTLDLGVRTDRTSARFLVPHDTIGTRLEIAKTHNSEGLLQLGLPISESSSAGLHYAIHRKNDEFSERKDNLSLKNRPELHYKHSLSAWDLRGDLKASAGYTFLHTREDLLYTPVLGVSLDIEFWEQSLHIYANRDAIPVYPGLSGLEIDNPYIDNFGQFGGELFLSKDNMGITLGYQHVRGIEDFTVRNSWLQNTPPYAQSANVILIAPKLKSNNFSLSTRALISDTKPHVKASGTASFIFNPEQTSAFFESKLSFDYWSKQESVTFAGLDVWSSPIYNLNLSLSAHIQTFRLFYKVDNLLNRKHAWVPGYFSPGVTFRWGINWYLQS, from the coding sequence ATGGCTCATCAGCACCATGATAAATGCGGGTTATCATGCCATGAGTCCACCGTAAATAGTGAAAATACACAAAGAATATTCCATATCCCCTCTGCAGACAGAGAAAGCAGAACAAATCCATACTACCTTGATGCTGGTGAAATCTTCAGATCTGATGCGCCTTCGATATCCGAAATACCACTTTTGCACCCTTCTGCGGTTTCCGTCCCCTTTACCCTTTCAAGCACATTGAACCGCACATTGTTATACGGAAACAGCGCCCCAATAGACAAAATAAGAACCAGGTCCGGTTTTTTATCCAGAACTGAAGAGTTTAATATTCCCACTCATATTTCAAATACCCGAACAGTGGAGATATATCCGGGACCAGGATCAGCTCTAACCACCACCAATCATCCATCCGGTCTGCAAAAACCTGAAATGGTCGCATTCTGGGAAAATGGCGTATTTGATGAAAACATTCTGAATCTTCGTTTCTCACGCCCCTTAAGTCACAACCTTATGTTTAGCATGTTCTCTGACTACCGCAGCTTTAAGGGAAAGAGATTTAATCACGAATACAATAACATCATAGACTTCTACAGAAATTTCACCCGTGATACTTCCACTCTTATGAACAGAGGTTATAATCCAGAAACAAACGAACATATATTAGGAACACATCTACACTACTCTGACTCTCCTGATCGTGTGTTTTCTGCATCGATTTTGTACGGGGATCTTACAAACGAAATAGCATTGAATAAAACAGCATTATCATCAGACAGATTGCACTGGGGTACACTGAATCGATATATCTATGATATTGAAAGCGGATTCAGCATGAAAAATGCAGGCCCATTCACGCTTGATCTGGGAGTCAGAACCGACAGAACAAGCGCCCGGTTTCTTGTCCCGCACGACACCATCGGAACCAGACTGGAAATTGCCAAAACACACAATTCTGAAGGGCTTCTCCAACTGGGACTCCCAATATCAGAATCCAGTTCTGCAGGCCTGCACTATGCAATACATCGGAAAAATGATGAGTTTTCTGAACGGAAAGACAATCTGTCATTAAAAAACAGACCTGAACTGCACTACAAACACTCCCTCAGCGCCTGGGATCTCAGAGGCGATCTGAAAGCTTCTGCCGGATACACATTCCTGCACACAAGAGAAGACCTCCTCTATACCCCAGTGTTAGGAGTATCGCTGGATATTGAATTTTGGGAGCAGTCATTGCACATTTATGCAAACAGGGATGCGATTCCTGTCTATCCCGGCTTATCGGGGCTTGAAATCGATAACCCGTATATCGATAATTTCGGACAGTTTGGCGGAGAACTATTCTTATCTAAAGACAATATGGGGATCACTCTTGGATATCAGCATGTAAGAGGTATAGAGGATTTTACGGTCCGTAATTCCTGGCTTCAAAACACCCCCCCCTATGCTCAGTCAGCCAACGTGATACTGATCGCCCCAAAACTAAAGAGTAACAATTTTTCGCTCTCAACAAGAGCATTGATATCGGATACAAAACCTCACGTAAAAGCATCCGGCACAGCCTCCTTTATCTTCAATCCTGAACAGACAAGCGCATTCTTCGAATCCAAACTCTCTTTTGATTACTGGAGTAAACAGGAATCGGTTACCTTTGCAGGTCTGGATGTTTGGAGCAGTCCGATTTACAACCTTAACCTCAGCCTTTCGGCCCACATTCAGACATTCAGACTTTTCTACAAAGTAGATAATCTTCTAAACAGAAAACACGCCTGGGTGCCGGGCTATTTCTCACCGGGGGTCACGTTCCGCTGGGGTATAAACTGGTATCTTCAAAGTTAG
- a CDS encoding Survival protein SurA precursor (Peptidyl-prolyl cis-trans isomerase SurA): protein MINKMREMAPVIMAVIIVAFVGGTIFMEWGMNVSQTGRERSAGRINGTEIGMQQFGRMVNYERERMREMIGELSPEQERAIPQQVWDQEVERVLMNEVIEEMKLGATAEVMYQYIKNNPHPGITQHDAFLNEQGEFDQGRYIEFISNPHSFELPFMRSYEKYVEEITIPALQFETLLKASALSSPSEIKQAYRNQNEKGVFEFAKVQKEMFNADDSEITDEMIQSYYRQNRRNMVQDEKAELLFARIPKKVTEFDEMIYRNEMESLRERIISGDYEFENVAKVQSDDFQTAESGGDMGWLSFEDSNPAISEAVFGLEVGEISEPLRTDLGYHLIKVEDREVRDGKEMVKLRQILRNVEPTMETIDVLIDLANDLRKQMDDVGFEEAVKNSPNVVLGSTGLFSRDEMVYEIGYLPGMVGFAFNSQKGEISERLENSEAIYILKNKQRTREGIVPLDIARPDIIEILKDSIRMERAKEYAMDILSNIGDVESIAELQNEKEKVRSAVTDTVSRNDFIAILGPNSRELSVALSLEENQVSGLIESDDGYSFVKPLYISRVESVDLSSPDVNMVSNLLRHHNQQRLFQEWSAALRAGARIESNIDRI from the coding sequence ATGATCAATAAAATGCGGGAAATGGCTCCTGTAATCATGGCGGTTATTATTGTCGCTTTTGTTGGAGGTACCATCTTCATGGAGTGGGGGATGAATGTTTCACAAACCGGCAGGGAGAGATCAGCCGGCAGAATCAACGGAACAGAAATAGGGATGCAGCAGTTTGGCCGCATGGTCAATTATGAACGCGAGAGAATGAGAGAAATGATTGGCGAATTGTCTCCCGAGCAGGAGCGCGCCATTCCGCAGCAGGTGTGGGATCAGGAAGTTGAGAGAGTTCTCATGAACGAAGTTATCGAAGAAATGAAACTTGGTGCTACTGCAGAAGTGATGTATCAGTATATAAAAAACAATCCACATCCGGGAATTACGCAACATGATGCTTTCCTGAATGAACAGGGCGAATTCGATCAAGGCAGATATATCGAATTCATAAGCAATCCGCATAGTTTTGAGTTACCATTCATGAGAAGTTATGAGAAATATGTAGAAGAGATTACAATTCCTGCGCTGCAGTTTGAAACACTTCTTAAGGCCAGTGCCTTGTCCTCTCCCTCGGAGATAAAGCAAGCTTATCGTAATCAAAACGAAAAAGGCGTATTTGAATTCGCTAAAGTCCAGAAGGAAATGTTCAATGCTGATGACTCTGAGATTACAGATGAAATGATACAGAGTTACTACAGGCAGAATCGCAGAAATATGGTGCAGGATGAAAAGGCAGAATTGCTCTTCGCCCGTATACCTAAAAAGGTGACTGAGTTTGATGAAATGATCTACCGTAACGAAATGGAAAGTCTAAGAGAGCGAATCATTTCAGGGGATTATGAGTTTGAGAATGTCGCTAAGGTCCAGTCTGATGATTTCCAAACTGCTGAGAGTGGTGGTGATATGGGATGGCTCAGTTTTGAAGATAGCAATCCAGCGATTAGTGAGGCTGTCTTTGGCCTGGAAGTCGGAGAGATATCAGAACCTCTGAGAACTGATTTGGGATATCATCTAATAAAAGTTGAGGACAGAGAAGTTCGTGACGGCAAAGAGATGGTAAAACTCCGCCAAATCTTAAGAAATGTTGAGCCTACAATGGAGACTATAGATGTTCTGATTGATCTGGCTAATGACCTGAGAAAACAAATGGACGATGTGGGATTTGAAGAGGCTGTGAAGAATTCTCCCAATGTCGTTTTAGGTTCTACTGGTTTGTTTTCAAGAGATGAGATGGTCTATGAAATCGGTTATCTGCCCGGAATGGTAGGGTTTGCATTTAACAGCCAAAAGGGTGAAATTTCAGAACGTCTCGAAAACTCAGAAGCTATCTACATTCTGAAAAACAAACAAAGAACAAGAGAGGGTATCGTTCCCCTTGATATTGCGCGGCCTGACATAATCGAAATTCTTAAGGATTCCATTAGAATGGAAAGGGCTAAAGAGTATGCCATGGACATACTTTCAAACATAGGAGATGTGGAATCTATCGCTGAGTTGCAGAACGAAAAAGAAAAAGTGAGGTCTGCTGTCACTGACACTGTAAGCCGAAATGATTTCATCGCAATACTCGGGCCTAATTCCAGAGAGCTGAGCGTAGCATTGTCGCTTGAAGAAAATCAGGTCTCCGGGTTAATTGAGTCTGATGATGGGTACTCTTTCGTAAAACCTCTGTATATATCGCGCGTTGAATCTGTTGACCTGTCATCACCAGATGTAAATATGGTAAGTAATTTACTTCGCCATCACAACCAGCAAAGACTGTTTCAGGAGTGGTCTGCTGCGCTTAGGGCTGGTGCAAGAATTGAAAGTAATATCGACAGAATCTAA
- a CDS encoding RNA polymerase sigma factor — protein sequence MSAKSSDELRDLYKRYASVVHSRCVSILKSEDDAWDATQEVFIKLNRALPSIRNKNAIFYWLMSASTNHCISVLRRKKTVEFDEAVHRPAKEPGMSAQEKRLVMKEILKHYFMPWNKKVREVLFYTYIDGYKQQEIAKLTGLGESTIRKYLTGFRRACGTASVKPEEVI from the coding sequence TTGTCGGCGAAATCATCAGATGAATTGCGCGATCTATACAAACGTTACGCATCGGTTGTGCATTCCCGTTGTGTGTCGATTCTCAAGTCCGAGGATGATGCATGGGATGCAACACAGGAGGTGTTTATAAAGCTGAACAGAGCTCTGCCTTCAATTCGCAATAAAAATGCGATCTTTTACTGGCTCATGAGCGCAAGCACCAACCATTGCATATCGGTTTTGCGCAGAAAAAAAACTGTCGAGTTTGATGAGGCTGTTCATCGCCCTGCCAAAGAGCCCGGGATGAGCGCCCAGGAGAAGAGACTTGTCATGAAAGAGATTTTGAAACACTATTTTATGCCGTGGAATAAGAAAGTAAGAGAGGTACTGTTCTACACTTATATTGATGGCTATAAGCAGCAGGAAATTGCAAAGCTTACAGGTCTTGGAGAATCCACTATAAGAAAGTATCTCACCGGATTTCGTCGTGCCTGCGGTACGGCTTCAGTCAAGCCAGAGGAGGTTATATGA